One Dioscorea cayenensis subsp. rotundata cultivar TDr96_F1 chromosome 19, TDr96_F1_v2_PseudoChromosome.rev07_lg8_w22 25.fasta, whole genome shotgun sequence genomic window, tatatatatatcctagggtttagaAGTTTCAAGTTATCATATGTACATCAATCTATCAATGGTTTAAAGCTTTATATGTCAACTGAGGGTAATGTGCTGACTTGTTTTAAAATTCATCCTGCCCTCCTTTGATAACTTATACTTTGTGTAAACCTAGTCATTCATATCTGATATAAGACAACCTGTGAAACAACTTCCTGCTGGTTATAAGCTAAGAAAATAATCTACTTGCAGTGTGAGACACTGAAAGaatttttcttgtgatttttaaCCTTTGAAATGGCATTTTCTAATTTCATTTAGAAAATTAGtagtatgcatgtatgtatatatctatgGCAGTTTCATGTGGAAAATCAATAATATctgtgtatgtatatacacatcTATCTATCCATCCATTCtgtatatgtatgtacatgTACGAAGTGCATGTTTTTGTGAGTGTGACTAATGATTATGAATTCCAGGAAATGACCATTTCCAATAATGCAAAAGAACAAGGCTTTTTAGATAAGGTATTGCCTCCTTGATTTATTACttgattattatttgtttttttaccaAGCGGTCTATTGATAGCATAAGTGACCGACACATTTTCTGAAAGTGTAAACAGTGTGAACAGTGATTATGTGTAAGTGGTTCTGGCGCACAAGAAATTTTAAACTGCTCATCTTGGCAGAACTTTTGTATGTGGGTTAGCACCTTAcgaatatatacataaaagctCCATTCAAACCACATGATGCCtgaaaattaaacaaatcaaacaatcaaTAAACAGGCGAAAATTTTATCCCAACCCATGAAAATTCAGTATCTTCCCTCGAATTAGTGAATTAGGCAGGGTCCTGTTGTATAGAATAAGAAAGGGCCAGTCATGAAATTTAAAGGCATCACAACAATCCCTGCTGTATCTTGTTGCCTTCAATAATAACTGTATCAGTTcctgaaataaaatttaaaactgttCAAAGATTCATCTGATTAGACACCATAAAAACAGAGGAAAACCTGTTGATCCTCTCCCTACGGTCTAGGTTACAACTTGCACAAATTATCCAGAATACAATTAAACCACAATCTTCATGCATAgctgacaagaaaaaaaaaaaaccaactgaAATCCAAGCCTTTGGGGAAAACAAACAGTTTCAAAAGAAATCTTAGTATTTTGTAATTGTTCCATGTAAACTTGAGTTCCTGGTCGCTGTTGTGAGGTACATACTTTTATATGAACAATTAAAGTAATCTAACCTAAGCAGGACTCCATCTAACTTATGTATAAGTAATTTGGAACTATTTATAGCAGACACATAATATAAACCAAAACATATGGACCATTCACTCTTGATTATCATCTGAAAGCAGCCACCTCAGGTATTCTGTTCCATCATCTAATGTGGAAGCTTCAGCTGGAGGAACAATTCTCTTTCGGAGTAATGACTCCACTGACAAACATTTCCGTTTCCGTCCACCCCTTGGTTGTGAATGGAAAAGCTCATCAGTCTCAACAAAGTCACCCTACATTGTGAAAGGAGAAACATAAGCATATCACCATAGACAATTGGGTTATTATGAGCATGTTAATGATGCAGGACtagtttattattataacaCGGCATTATTTATATTCTGGTAGTAAGGGTATGCTTCAAACTCAAGAGTTTCAGACTTTTATTACTTACTTGAACATACACATGAGCACTTTTCTCATGATTATCTCGCACATGCTTGTATGAGAATTTCTGCCCACAATCAGCTATAGTGCATGTGAATGGCCGACAGTCTTCATGAACAGCCTTCAAATGCTTTGTGAGATTTGATTTCTGCATAATCAGGGTGtatgttaaaaaaatccaatataGAATGCAGACATTCCAAATATTAAGCGCACAATGATGCCAAGGAAACTAGTATCACATTTTCTATAAATCAGAGCTACTGATGGATGCCAAGAATGTTTGAACTAAACAAAGCAAATTAATCACTCTTACATTTGAAAATGTGCATAAGCAATCTTCAAAAGTGCACTTAACCCGCTCAGTTGTACATTTTCCACGTTTTCTGTCATGAGCACGTTTGTGCCGCTTGAAATTCTTCTTTAGCTGTCGTGCTCCACACACCTCACATTTAATATAACGGTGAGATGACTCAATGTGAGCCTTGAGGCATTCAGAGTTTGTGAATTGCTTCAGACAACTTGGCTCACCACAGATAACCTCCACATATTCAAGTTTAACTGTAGGATAAAAATGATcagttatttaattaattaaaataaacttcTTTTATAAATACAGTTCCAACTATCTCACAAGCATAAAATTCTAAATACTATCAGCATGtcaaattaaaactcaagaAATGCACCACATGACAAGTTATCaactaaataacaaaaattctaCCATGACTTCGACACAATAATCATGTACAAATTCAACTAaactccaatatatatatatatatatatatattcacaccaGGAACAAAGAGCGGCAAATTTAATGAAGCTAGAAAATAGCATAGGATGCCACTTACCATGTGTCCCTTCATGTTTTCTCAACCGGGATGCATATTTGAATACCTTCCCACACCCTTCTTCTTGGCATACATGCTTCTTTTCAGAGCCATTTGCAGTAGTAACATCATTGTGGAATTCTTTCACATGCCTAGTCATGTTGCCCTGAAATGCAAACTTGCGATTGCAGTTATCTAAAGGGCAAGTAAAGATCTTCCCTTCATGTTTCAGTGAATGTCTTGTCAAATGGTCCTTGCGGCGATAACTGTGAGGGCAATCATCCAAAGGGCAAGCAAAAGGCCTCTGCAACAATCAACAAAAGATTTACTAAAAGCGAAGACAACATATTGAAATTTAAGTGACTTGCATGAACCAGCAAATCAATATGAAACAAGCATATTAGAATGACTGCATGAAAGATCAAAATCAAATTCAGTAAATGTCTTTTCAATTCTTATATAACTTTAATGCAATCAATAAAATTAGAATATCCACAAAATACCAAAAGAAGAACTTTCATATAACAAACCAAACATCCTGCCAGAAGACAGCAATCAGTGAGAAGAATTTTCGCTTCTGAACCATATTTATCACACAGCAAAACAAGAGATCATGATACTGAGAAAATAAGCAAAAAGGTCAAACCTCATTACATTAGATCGCGTGAAAGAGGCAATCTTGATGGAGCTTCACAGGAGGTCCCCCTCCTGATACTGGTCCATTCAAACGCCTCATCGCATTTTGGAGTTCTCTACATGGGATCCAATGCTTCACGCCATAAATCCACAATTGTTTCAAACTATCATCACCaccaaccaaccaaccaaccaaaattttaataaagaatCTCAATCAAAGCCAACACCTCATTTCTCAAACCCAAACCAAGAGAAATCCATTCCAAGCCCAGGAAAACAAACATCAACACCTGTAAAGAATGGCTTTGCATGTGTTGTTTGAGATGAGCAGGCTTCCTAAAGCTCGCACCACACTCCTCGCAAGTGTTCCCGCCCTTCTCCTCCGTTGCTGCCTCTATGCCACCCTTCTTATCATCCGCCATATCCTCCTGCAAGCCATTCCCTCAAAAGATCAGAACCCTATGAACACAAGAACATCGGAATCGTCGATCGTTGATGGATGGGAGCTAGGGTACCTGGTGGTGAGACAGGATGTGGGATCTGATGAGAGCCTTCTTAGACCTGCAAATGCCACAGAACTCACAGTAATATCGACGGATATCACGGAACACCGGCTTCTTGATCTCCTTCACCATCGCCTCCGTCTCCTCCAGCGCCAGCGCCGGCGACGGCGACGGCGACGGAGAGGATGTTGCTTCCTCTGCGTCAATGGCTGCGGTTCCCATCGAGGGTTTCTCGAACCTTTGTTCACTCGAGTTCGAAACCCTAGGGTTTCACTGTATATTTATAGGAAGAGTAGCACGCGAGTCTCACGTGCTTcattttagataaattaaaatttttgaaaatattttttaaagggCCTTGTTATctggttttaaaatttaaaagtctgattttttttttttttttttttttttttttaaaattccatTTTTAGTGGTACATTAAACGTGTGTGTTGTTTAATGAAGTAAATTTATAactattttgtttgataaaatttaCGTTTAAAATAAGTTCAAATCTTTGTTTATCACAaatccatttctttttatcgGTTACaaattcatgttattttttatttatcattttttaattttaaaaaaatattaaaaatatttattatttttattttaaaattatctttaacactctattcaacaCTCTTGttagaattaaatatgaaaatataaattatatataattttaaaaaaataactaattttttataaaattttataaaataattaaattttttgatatgTGAGATTCAGTAAAAAAGAACAGGAGGGAATAAAATGTAAGAAAATGAATCCTTGCAACTTTCATTCCATTATGCAAAGACacggaaaaaaatatataacaatctCCCAAATTGAcacaactaaaaattaaataattaaatcaatgtGGAAGCACAATATATCCACATTACAACAACAAGATCCTTTAGCAAacaattgaaattaaaatatagtgAAAGTCAACTCATTTGTGAATTTCTAGAGTTTGGAaataattccaataaaaaaaaaaattcaaaacttacAAATCTTGACAAGTTGAATAACCCTACCTGAAAGTCAACTCAATTGACAAATTCTAAAGATTAATATATCAACCAGAAAACTTGGGGAGTTCATCTTTGCAACATCAGAGATAAAGACGGTCAAATTGCGATGAATGAACCTCAAACATTGAAGATCAAATGAACCTCAAACATTGAAGATCAATGCCTACCAAAAGTTATAAACACTTTGCTGATACTGAAGATATCTGAAATGaaggatatatatattgaaggaaTATAGACTGAGATCGCAATCCTACCAATCGACAAAATTTTAACTCTGTGCATGCTCTTTGTAAATAGTTTTTTGGCAGCTGCTAGGAACAATCAGAATCTACCATCTCAAGGACAAAAAGAATTAGTGCACGAAGCATCGTTGCAAAAGAGGGTGGGAATAATCTACATACCTATCCCACAAACCTTTGTACTTCTCCATTGCAATCTTAAGCCATGGTTTCATGTTACCATTATAATGTAGCACAGCTCCTTCCTTGATCAGTGAAGGTTCCACTGTTGTGTAACCTAAACCTAATACATGCCACTTCGGGTCCAATGTCTCAACAAGGCCGTAAAATGCCAGCAGGCCAGGAGGCAGTGAACCGAGCTTCCATAATGTGTGATCTTTGTTCCTCTCTTGCCAATAGTGGTAGATTCCAGTCACATTTCTCTTCCTCCACTCTCTTAAATCAATTACATTCATGCCAAATGCCCAGCCACATGCATCTGGATCAAAATGCGCACGTATGAGCGGGTGAGAGTAATTAAGGTACTTGTGAAACCTGTGGAATGTCTCCATACAAGTCTCAACTGCGCCCATCACATTCCCGTTAAGATTGATTGAGAACAAATCCGATAGATCCTTCTGAACTACTACATCATCATCTAGAAATACTACCTTCTCCAGTGCAGGATAGACTTCCGGAATGTAAAACCTTAAATGGTTTAATAATGACAAGTATTTAGGGTTGCGGAACTTGATTGGAGTTCGACTATCGCCACTTCCAGAGAAGTAGAAGTTCTGTGTTTCAGAGTCTTGGAGCTGCTTTAAGACAGGCACATATGATGCATTAAGCCAGCTGAAATCTTCAACTTTCTGGATCTCCACAGTTGCACCATGAAAATTGTTGAGAAAGAACCAGGCCTTCATTGGTGCATAGTTCACATCATCAGTGACCAAGTGGAAAACGATGAGATCTGGATGCTTGGAATTCAATGTTGTTGAATTGACTACAACTGATGCAGCCAGAATATTGTCTGAAAAGACACAATAATGGTAGAGACGGTTGTCCTTGAGCCTTTCTGATACTCGTCTTTGTTCCACAAGTTTCCTTTGAGCGTTTGAATTTTGGAACCATTCCATTGTAAGCTTGAGACCAAGACAATATAGACCTTTTGGGAGCTCTTCAGCAGCAATCTGCCCATACTTTGTACTCTTTTCAGCCTCAGATTTAGATTTCTCTTCAAAAGATTGGACTTGACCTTTCAACTTTGCAATCATGGATGAGCTGTCATAATGGAGCTGTTGGGCTTGGAAGAGCAGAAAGGCCATGTCACGGATTGTGGTTTCTGCTTCTTCAATAGTCAATTGGGTTCCTCGTGCTGCCACACTGGATAATAGATCTTGAGAGCGGTGTAACTGGGCACTAAGTTCTCCTGCAAACCGTATATTGTTACTCTCCTTGGCAATTGTAACATAAGACTTTGCAAGAGAGATTTGGTCCACAACTTGCCGTGTGGCTGAATGAGGACTAAGCATTTCATCTGTAACATTGAGACCTTCCACAAAAGTGGTGATATGGTGCTGCTTGAAGGAAAGagcatttaattaaaacaagtgTCAATTTGAAATGTCAGGTGCTTAAAAACATGTTTTAGATAAGTAATGTAAAATGTAAAATCAAGAACCTAAAGTATAataaaagtatattaaaaaaaaaaatcagaaagttTGGTACAAATGCAGAATTCAGTTCTGCAACATATACCATCCAGATAATTATGAAACATATGAAGGAAATGAAGAGACATAATTCTGGGAAAAAATTTATGACACGTCAAAAAATAGAGACAGGCTATAATAATGAAACATGCTTCCAACAATATTTTCTCTTCCTTTCACCAACAGTAAGTTGTACCAATAAAGCCTACACAACAAATGTCATTTTTTAACACTAGTGTATCGTCATCCACCATTGAAAGTGCGTTGAGGTGGTGTTTTCGGAGTTTCCAATCTGAAGGCTCAACTCCCTGGGCAAGATCAGTAGTCCAATGTGAAAATGGATGGTGGATGGCATGCCTCATGGAGTTGACTTGGCATATGGCATGGCCCAAAACAAGAACCAAAGTTAAATTCTTCATCTCTCTCCGAGATGGCAACTATCTGTATGTCTTTCCCAAAGTGTCAtgtcattaaaaatataataaaaaggcACATTTGTAATCATGGAAATTGACATATTTTATTAGGGATGCGTTGGGTCATTAACTCTAAAGGGGatgaaaacataatgaaaataatcaaaaaaattCTGTGATGCAGTAATATATGCCTaaatagagaattttttttcctagttCATTTTGTGATCCAATTAGTTGAAATCATTgttctgaaaaaaaaacttaaaaccaCCCATTAAACCAAATCAACTAAAAGTTTCGGGTCTCCTTCTATCTACCATGAAAACCAAATTCATGAAATACACCAAACAATGCTcatgaaaaagaaggagaaacaCATTCCTGCATTATCAAATGGTAAAGAGCTAAAGTTTCCATAACCCATGTAGGTATGGAAAACGATTAAACATGTCAAGGGATACTTAAAAACATGTCATGGGTCATTTGTTAAAACCTCTAAATTTTGAAGCAATCTTCTTAAACATATGATAGAACAAAcgaacaaacaaacaaacaaagatttGGTAAATGTGCCCTCATATCTTATGTTTCTGAAGAGTTTGTTAGGTATTCATATAATTGGACAATAGACTAACCATGATTCAAGGTAATTCAAGAAAGGGATATTTGCTATCTACACCTACATATctgaatttacaattttacagtAACATGTTGATGAGGAGATAAGAAGGCCTACCAAGATTTGCTAGAAGAAAACTAACCCAGACTTAACATATAGGCCTTTAAATCAAGATTTTTGATTAGTGAGAAGAATAAACAGAATTACTGGAAGATAGACTAACTCTTATTGAAGGCTCTTCAGAAAAAgggaatttttttatcaatatctaAAAAAGTGAACTTTAGATAGCACATCTGTGAAAGAGTTACCTCTTTGCCTTTACATTTTATAGGCTCAAGATATGCAAAaccttcttcaataaaaatataaaaaatatgcaaCCTTCTCAAGCATCCAATATATGATCCAACTGTAGTTCAATAATCTAGGGCATAACAAGATATTCATTCCTAAAAACCCAAACTACATCACAAGCAATCCAGAAAGCACCCAATGTTGAGTGTGCATATTGTAAAATCCAACACTATGCCTAAACATAATCTAACCGCAAATCAAGTTCCAATATTTTCCATAAATTAGTGGAATTCAACCtttctattttatatatttttccacAATTTACCAAACTCCAATTAGCCTTCACATCTCATAACATTCCTATGGcattcaacaaacatttaatatttttacccTACTTAAATCGCCTCACGATCTCATTTCGCCAAATAATCAAAAGTCAAGAGCACCTATTTCTATGAATTCCAATGCCTAATTCCcacaatcaacaaaaaaaaaaaaaacagaaaaactcaAACTTGAAtaacaaaatgcaaaaaaagcCTTCATTTATAAATGAGAAAAGAACAAAACCAAGAAATCAAAAGCTCAAATTGAGATTAGATCAAATGCTGCAAAGAGATCCAACCTGTCTGACAAGCGGCGCGGATCTCGGTTGGCTCTCTCGGCTAAACAGCGAAAGAAACATCAGAACACCCAAACCCCCAATCACCAGCCAAAGCACCCAACCGCCGGAGATCCATCGCCTCCTCGCCGGCCTCCGAAAGTCGAATCCCCTCCTCCTCATCCCCCACCGCCCCAAGCCACTCAGAACCAGCCAATCCCgatccaatccaatccaaatcGCATCAACAGCACCGGCAGATTGAGAAGAGACTAGAAATGGAGAGATCTGAGAAccctagggttttgagatcGAGACGATGGAATCGATTCTTGGGAGAAGGAGAAGACTCCAAGCTCCATCACTCTCACTCTCTCCGCTTTGAATATAATGGGAACGAAGCCATTCTTCTCACGTTTCCCATTTTCCACGTTCACGTTTCTCATGTTCGTGTTTCCCTTGAATAATACTCaggtattaattatataattctaaaatgaaatatatttttatatatattgacgTTTGATTggagtacatatatatatatatatatatagacaaaacTGACATAgaattagataatttttttcctaatagCTAAGATGAACGGTTAGGCCGTTAAAAATAGATTCATGCACAAACCTTGATGATGGCGGGGCCTATGTACACATGAGTATTGGGACCACCCACACACAACCATTACTCACATTCTAAAAAATGTGTCATCACTTAAGATTCAAACTCTCaccttttgggaatgtttcaATAGAGATCCGACTATCAATAGATCACTTGGTCGTTGGTAACAGTGTTCATAACATTATATTGGTCTTGAATGAGGTAGATGTAAAGTGGAGAGTGTAAACCAGTTTAGACGGTTCGgatctcataaaaattattattatcaacaaTCTAATGGTCCAGAATCCATCATATATTATGTATTGTTCGTTCTCACCATTCTTGAGAGTTTTAATGTTGCattgtttttcataatttattatttataaaagctATTGTTTATCTTATGATCACAGCCGCTTCATTTCAAATGAATAAGTAATTTATGGATGtttgtaaatttaattatttacgaACATTTGTGGATAAccggtcatatatatatatgtaaataaaaattatgatttttttttatatgtaacttatttttttttggcaatattgcaatgGTTAAAATAGAAAAGACATGTTATATGTATAGtagtttattatttgaaaagattaattttaatattttattttattaattttagttaataaatataaaataaattaattgaattgatcccTTTTTTTCAAGTGTTTATATTGAAGGAAAaggcgttttttttttttatgaaagcgTTTCCCTTCTCTCTTGTTTCGTTTCACACGGAATTCCACCGTCGGTTGCCTTTGTCCTATTTAAGTTCGATTTGATTTCTGTTGTAAATATAGTGATGTGGAACTTTATTGGTCAATTTTAAaagaaagttaaaataaaataaattatttttataatactttcctttaaacataattataaaacatttaatTCTTATTGAGGAATTTGAAAATTCAACTCTTTACATTTGATTTCGGAGTttgagaatttaatttttttttttcaaatatataattgaggcctaataaatatttatgatggTTTATactttatacataaaaataaattatacacTTTATTCACATCtctctttttcatatatatatatatatatattttttataagaatgaAACATGAAAAcagttatttttgaataatcatGTTACTGCTTCGTGCACATAGTTTTATGGTTTCCATTTATTATATCTGGaagtttcaaaacttcccatttattttttaagtaatcaGATTGGAATTTCCTTAATTTTGAAGGTgatttacaaaattaataaaattttaattaatttaagtttgtttataaaaacatcaaaatattttaaaatacttatttgttattattattgttattggtAAATAATTCGTTATTATTTCACTATCCCATGAAA contains:
- the LOC120249918 gene encoding probable galacturonosyltransferase 10, coding for MRRRGFDFRRPARRRWISGGWVLWLVIGGLGVLMFLSLFSRESQPRSAPLVRQHHITTFVEGLNVTDEMLSPHSATRQVVDQISLAKSYVTIAKESNNIRFAGELSAQLHRSQDLLSSVAARGTQLTIEEAETTIRDMAFLLFQAQQLHYDSSSMIAKLKGQVQSFEEKSKSEAEKSTKYGQIAAEELPKGLYCLGLKLTMEWFQNSNAQRKLVEQRRVSERLKDNRLYHYCVFSDNILAASVVVNSTTLNSKHPDLIVFHLVTDDVNYAPMKAWFFLNNFHGATVEIQKVEDFSWLNASYVPVLKQLQDSETQNFYFSGSGDSRTPIKFRNPKYLSLLNHLRFYIPEVYPALEKVVFLDDDVVVQKDLSDLFSINLNGNVMGAVETCMETFHRFHKYLNYSHPLIRAHFDPDACGWAFGMNVIDLREWRKRNVTGIYHYWQERNKDHTLWKLGSLPPGLLAFYGLVETLDPKWHVLGLGYTTVEPSLIKEGAVLHYNGNMKPWLKIAMEKYKGLWDRYVDYSHPLLQRCFVH
- the LOC120250269 gene encoding transcription factor IIIA, which gives rise to MGTAAIDAEEATSSPSPSPSPALALEETEAMVKEIKKPVFRDIRRYYCEFCGICRSKKALIRSHILSHHQEDMADDKKGGIEAATEEKGGNTCEECGASFRKPAHLKQHMQSHSLQRPFACPLDDCPHSYRRKDHLTRHSLKHEGKIFTCPLDNCNRKFAFQGNMTRHVKEFHNDVTTANGSEKKHVCQEEGCGKVFKYASRLRKHEGTHVKLEYVEVICGEPSCLKQFTNSECLKAHIESSHRYIKCEVCGARQLKKNFKRHKRAHDRKRGKCTTERVKCTFEDCLCTFSNKSNLTKHLKAVHEDCRPFTCTIADCGQKFSYKHVRDNHEKSAHVYVQGDFVETDELFHSQPRGGRKRKCLSVESLLRKRIVPPAEASTLDDGTEYLRWLLSDDNQE